The following proteins are encoded in a genomic region of Oryzias latipes chromosome 17, ASM223467v1:
- the LOC101171612 gene encoding serine/arginine-rich splicing factor 11 isoform X7 yields the protein MSYTTKVVQVTNVSPSTTSEQMRTLFGFLGTIEELKLFPPDDSPMPVTSRVCFVKFQEPESVGVSQHLTNTVFVDRALIVVPFAEGSIPDEAKALSLLAPANAVAGILPGGGLLPTPNPLTNPALGANPFGGPNIDPLAAFGFPGPNMNPQAADQLLKMMTDPKLNPLAAGLNLSASLKADASNKEIEEAMKRVREAQSLISAAIEPGHKESKKKHSRSRSRSRRRRSRSRSRHSRRRTRSRSRRRSNSRSRRRSKSPRKRGTHSRDRGRRSRSRTSRDRKKEEVVRRRSKTPPKSYSTARRSRSASRRHRKSRSISRSPKKSPKRRVSPSPSPRRHKKEKKRDKERDRRSDKERVREERERSTSKKKKSKDKERERERKSDGEKDVKQMVTAQGVT from the exons atgaGTTACACAACGAAGGTGGTTCAAGTGACCAATGTGTCGCCGAGCACCACGTCGGAGCAGATGAGGACGCTGTTTGGGTTTTTGGGAACCATCGAAGAATTAAAATTATTTCCACCAGA TGATTCTCCGATGCCGGTGACCTCCCGGGTGTGTTTTGTGAAGTTCCAGGAGCCGGAGTCGGTGGGGGTGTCTCAACATCTGACTAACACTGTGTTTGTGGACCGAGCCTTGATAGTGGTCCCGTTTGCAGAAG GATCAATCCCAGATGAGGCTAAAGCTTTGTCCTTGTTGGCTCCAGCAAATGCTGTTGCAGGAATTCTGCCAGGAGGTGGCCTCCTTCCAACGCCAAACCCCCTGACTAATCCAGCT CTCGGAGCAAACCCCTTTGGTGGTCCAAACATAGATCCACTGGCAGCTTTTGGATTCCCGGGACCCAACATGAATCCTCAG GCTGCTGATCAGCTGTTAAAGATGATGACTGATCCAAA ACTGAACCCCTTGGCTGCTGGTTTGAACCTGAGCGCCAGCCTGAAGGCTGACGCCTCCAATAAAGAGATCGAGGAGGCCATGAAGAGAGTCCGAGAGGCCCAGTCACTCATTTCTGCTGCCATTGAACCTGGGC ACAAAGAGAGCAAAAAGAAGCATTCTCGCTCCAGGTCCAGATCCAGGCGAAGAAGGTCAAGATCGCGTTCAAGACACAG TCGCAGGCGAACCCGGAGCAGGTCCAGGCGCAGATCCAACTCCAGAAGCAGGAGGCGCTCCAAAAGCCCACGCAAGAGGGGCACCCACTCCAGGGACAGAGGCAGGAGATCTCGAAGCAGAACCAG CAGAGatagaaagaaagaagaggTGGTGAGGAGAAGATCCAAGACTCCACCAAAAAGCTACAGCACAGCTCGGAGGTCACGCAGTGCGAGCCG GAGACACAGGAAAAGCCGCAGCATCAGCCGATCTCCTAAGAAATCCCCAAAACGCAGAGTCTCTCCGTCTCCATCTCCTCGAAG acataaaaaggaaaagaaaagggacAAAGAGAGAGACCGCAGGAGTGATAAAGAGCGCGTCCGTGAAGAACGAGAGCGCTCCACcagcaagaagaagaagagtaaAGACAAAGAGCGCGAGCGTGAGCGGAAATCAGACGGAGAGAAAGATGTCAAG CAGATGGTAACAGCACAGGGCGTCACGTGA
- the LOC101171612 gene encoding serine/arginine-rich splicing factor 11 isoform X3, translating into MSYTTKVVQVTNVSPSTTSEQMRTLFGFLGTIEELKLFPPDDSPMPVTSRVCFVKFQEPESVGVSQHLTNTVFVDRALIVVPFAEGSIPDEAKALSLLAPANAVAGILPGGGLLPTPNPLTNPALGANPFGGPNIDPLAAFGFPGPNMNPQAADQLLKMMTDPKLNPLAAGLNLSASLKADASNKEIEEAMKRVREAQSLISAAIEPGHKESKKKHSRSRSRSRRRRSRSRSRHSRRRTRSRSRRRSNSRSRRRSKSPRKRGTHSRDRGRRSRSRTSRDRKKEEVVRRRSKTPPKSYSTARRSRSASRRHRKSRSISRSPKKSPKRRVSPSPSPRRHKKEKKRDKERDRRSDKERVREERERSTSKKKKSKDKERERERKSDGEKDVKITRDYDEEEQGRW; encoded by the exons atgaGTTACACAACGAAGGTGGTTCAAGTGACCAATGTGTCGCCGAGCACCACGTCGGAGCAGATGAGGACGCTGTTTGGGTTTTTGGGAACCATCGAAGAATTAAAATTATTTCCACCAGA TGATTCTCCGATGCCGGTGACCTCCCGGGTGTGTTTTGTGAAGTTCCAGGAGCCGGAGTCGGTGGGGGTGTCTCAACATCTGACTAACACTGTGTTTGTGGACCGAGCCTTGATAGTGGTCCCGTTTGCAGAAG GATCAATCCCAGATGAGGCTAAAGCTTTGTCCTTGTTGGCTCCAGCAAATGCTGTTGCAGGAATTCTGCCAGGAGGTGGCCTCCTTCCAACGCCAAACCCCCTGACTAATCCAGCT CTCGGAGCAAACCCCTTTGGTGGTCCAAACATAGATCCACTGGCAGCTTTTGGATTCCCGGGACCCAACATGAATCCTCAG GCTGCTGATCAGCTGTTAAAGATGATGACTGATCCAAA ACTGAACCCCTTGGCTGCTGGTTTGAACCTGAGCGCCAGCCTGAAGGCTGACGCCTCCAATAAAGAGATCGAGGAGGCCATGAAGAGAGTCCGAGAGGCCCAGTCACTCATTTCTGCTGCCATTGAACCTGGGC ACAAAGAGAGCAAAAAGAAGCATTCTCGCTCCAGGTCCAGATCCAGGCGAAGAAGGTCAAGATCGCGTTCAAGACACAG TCGCAGGCGAACCCGGAGCAGGTCCAGGCGCAGATCCAACTCCAGAAGCAGGAGGCGCTCCAAAAGCCCACGCAAGAGGGGCACCCACTCCAGGGACAGAGGCAGGAGATCTCGAAGCAGAACCAG CAGAGatagaaagaaagaagaggTGGTGAGGAGAAGATCCAAGACTCCACCAAAAAGCTACAGCACAGCTCGGAGGTCACGCAGTGCGAGCCG GAGACACAGGAAAAGCCGCAGCATCAGCCGATCTCCTAAGAAATCCCCAAAACGCAGAGTCTCTCCGTCTCCATCTCCTCGAAG acataaaaaggaaaagaaaagggacAAAGAGAGAGACCGCAGGAGTGATAAAGAGCGCGTCCGTGAAGAACGAGAGCGCTCCACcagcaagaagaagaagagtaaAGACAAAGAGCGCGAGCGTGAGCGGAAATCAGACGGAGAGAAAGATGTCAAG ATCACCAGAGATTATGACGAGGAAGAACAAGG CAGATGGTAA
- the LOC101171612 gene encoding serine/arginine-rich splicing factor 11 isoform X6, producing the protein MSYTTKVVQVTNVSPSTTSEQMRTLFGFLGTIEELKLFPPDDSPMPVTSRVCFVKFQEPESVGVSQHLTNTVFVDRALIVVPFAEGSIPDEAKALSLLAPANAVAGILPGGGLLPTPNPLTNPALGANPFGGPNIDPLAAFGFPGPNMNPQAADQLLKMMTDPKLNPLAAGLNLSASLKADASNKEIEEAMKRVREAQSLISAAIEPGHKESKKKHSRSRSRSRRRRSRSRSRHSRRRTRSRSRRRSNSRSRRRSKSPRKRGTHSRDRGRRSRSRTRDRKKEEVVRRRSKTPPKSYSTARRSRSASRRHRKSRSISRSPKKSPKRRVSPSPSPRRHKKEKKRDKERDRRSDKERVREERERSTSKKKKSKDKERERERKSDGEKDVKITRDYDEEEQGW; encoded by the exons atgaGTTACACAACGAAGGTGGTTCAAGTGACCAATGTGTCGCCGAGCACCACGTCGGAGCAGATGAGGACGCTGTTTGGGTTTTTGGGAACCATCGAAGAATTAAAATTATTTCCACCAGA TGATTCTCCGATGCCGGTGACCTCCCGGGTGTGTTTTGTGAAGTTCCAGGAGCCGGAGTCGGTGGGGGTGTCTCAACATCTGACTAACACTGTGTTTGTGGACCGAGCCTTGATAGTGGTCCCGTTTGCAGAAG GATCAATCCCAGATGAGGCTAAAGCTTTGTCCTTGTTGGCTCCAGCAAATGCTGTTGCAGGAATTCTGCCAGGAGGTGGCCTCCTTCCAACGCCAAACCCCCTGACTAATCCAGCT CTCGGAGCAAACCCCTTTGGTGGTCCAAACATAGATCCACTGGCAGCTTTTGGATTCCCGGGACCCAACATGAATCCTCAG GCTGCTGATCAGCTGTTAAAGATGATGACTGATCCAAA ACTGAACCCCTTGGCTGCTGGTTTGAACCTGAGCGCCAGCCTGAAGGCTGACGCCTCCAATAAAGAGATCGAGGAGGCCATGAAGAGAGTCCGAGAGGCCCAGTCACTCATTTCTGCTGCCATTGAACCTGGGC ACAAAGAGAGCAAAAAGAAGCATTCTCGCTCCAGGTCCAGATCCAGGCGAAGAAGGTCAAGATCGCGTTCAAGACACAG TCGCAGGCGAACCCGGAGCAGGTCCAGGCGCAGATCCAACTCCAGAAGCAGGAGGCGCTCCAAAAGCCCACGCAAGAGGGGCACCCACTCCAGGGACAGAGGCAGGAGATCTCGAAGCAGAACCAG AGatagaaagaaagaagaggTGGTGAGGAGAAGATCCAAGACTCCACCAAAAAGCTACAGCACAGCTCGGAGGTCACGCAGTGCGAGCCG GAGACACAGGAAAAGCCGCAGCATCAGCCGATCTCCTAAGAAATCCCCAAAACGCAGAGTCTCTCCGTCTCCATCTCCTCGAAG acataaaaaggaaaagaaaagggacAAAGAGAGAGACCGCAGGAGTGATAAAGAGCGCGTCCGTGAAGAACGAGAGCGCTCCACcagcaagaagaagaagagtaaAGACAAAGAGCGCGAGCGTGAGCGGAAATCAGACGGAGAGAAAGATGTCAAG ATCACCAGAGATTATGACGAGGAAGAACAAGG ATGGTAA
- the LOC101171612 gene encoding serine/arginine-rich splicing factor 11 isoform X4, giving the protein MSYTTKVVQVTNVSPSTTSEQMRTLFGFLGTIEELKLFPPDDSPMPVTSRVCFVKFQEPESVGVSQHLTNTVFVDRALIVVPFAEGSIPDEAKALSLLAPANAVAGILPGGGLLPTPNPLTNPALGANPFGGPNIDPLAAFGFPGPNMNPQAADQLLKMMTDPKLNPLAAGLNLSASLKADASNKEIEEAMKRVREAQSLISAAIEPGHKESKKKHSRSRSRSRRRRSRSRSRHSRRRTRSRSRRRSNSRSRRRSKSPRKRGTHSRDRGRRSRSRTRDRKKEEVVRRRSKTPPKSYSTARRSRSASRRHRKSRSISRSPKKSPKRRVSPSPSPRRHKKEKKRDKERDRRSDKERVREERERSTSKKKKSKDKERERERKSDGEKDVKITRDYDEEEQGRW; this is encoded by the exons atgaGTTACACAACGAAGGTGGTTCAAGTGACCAATGTGTCGCCGAGCACCACGTCGGAGCAGATGAGGACGCTGTTTGGGTTTTTGGGAACCATCGAAGAATTAAAATTATTTCCACCAGA TGATTCTCCGATGCCGGTGACCTCCCGGGTGTGTTTTGTGAAGTTCCAGGAGCCGGAGTCGGTGGGGGTGTCTCAACATCTGACTAACACTGTGTTTGTGGACCGAGCCTTGATAGTGGTCCCGTTTGCAGAAG GATCAATCCCAGATGAGGCTAAAGCTTTGTCCTTGTTGGCTCCAGCAAATGCTGTTGCAGGAATTCTGCCAGGAGGTGGCCTCCTTCCAACGCCAAACCCCCTGACTAATCCAGCT CTCGGAGCAAACCCCTTTGGTGGTCCAAACATAGATCCACTGGCAGCTTTTGGATTCCCGGGACCCAACATGAATCCTCAG GCTGCTGATCAGCTGTTAAAGATGATGACTGATCCAAA ACTGAACCCCTTGGCTGCTGGTTTGAACCTGAGCGCCAGCCTGAAGGCTGACGCCTCCAATAAAGAGATCGAGGAGGCCATGAAGAGAGTCCGAGAGGCCCAGTCACTCATTTCTGCTGCCATTGAACCTGGGC ACAAAGAGAGCAAAAAGAAGCATTCTCGCTCCAGGTCCAGATCCAGGCGAAGAAGGTCAAGATCGCGTTCAAGACACAG TCGCAGGCGAACCCGGAGCAGGTCCAGGCGCAGATCCAACTCCAGAAGCAGGAGGCGCTCCAAAAGCCCACGCAAGAGGGGCACCCACTCCAGGGACAGAGGCAGGAGATCTCGAAGCAGAACCAG AGatagaaagaaagaagaggTGGTGAGGAGAAGATCCAAGACTCCACCAAAAAGCTACAGCACAGCTCGGAGGTCACGCAGTGCGAGCCG GAGACACAGGAAAAGCCGCAGCATCAGCCGATCTCCTAAGAAATCCCCAAAACGCAGAGTCTCTCCGTCTCCATCTCCTCGAAG acataaaaaggaaaagaaaagggacAAAGAGAGAGACCGCAGGAGTGATAAAGAGCGCGTCCGTGAAGAACGAGAGCGCTCCACcagcaagaagaagaagagtaaAGACAAAGAGCGCGAGCGTGAGCGGAAATCAGACGGAGAGAAAGATGTCAAG ATCACCAGAGATTATGACGAGGAAGAACAAGG CAGATGGTAA
- the LOC101171612 gene encoding serine/arginine-rich splicing factor 11 isoform X5, translating into MSYTTKVVQVTNVSPSTTSEQMRTLFGFLGTIEELKLFPPDDSPMPVTSRVCFVKFQEPESVGVSQHLTNTVFVDRALIVVPFAEGSIPDEAKALSLLAPANAVAGILPGGGLLPTPNPLTNPALGANPFGGPNIDPLAAFGFPGPNMNPQAADQLLKMMTDPKLNPLAAGLNLSASLKADASNKEIEEAMKRVREAQSLISAAIEPGHKESKKKHSRSRSRSRRRRSRSRSRHSRRRTRSRSRRRSNSRSRRRSKSPRKRGTHSRDRGRRSRSRTSRDRKKEEVVRRRSKTPPKSYSTARRSRSASRRHRKSRSISRSPKKSPKRRVSPSPSPRRHKKEKKRDKERDRRSDKERVREERERSTSKKKKSKDKERERERKSDGEKDVKITRDYDEEEQGW; encoded by the exons atgaGTTACACAACGAAGGTGGTTCAAGTGACCAATGTGTCGCCGAGCACCACGTCGGAGCAGATGAGGACGCTGTTTGGGTTTTTGGGAACCATCGAAGAATTAAAATTATTTCCACCAGA TGATTCTCCGATGCCGGTGACCTCCCGGGTGTGTTTTGTGAAGTTCCAGGAGCCGGAGTCGGTGGGGGTGTCTCAACATCTGACTAACACTGTGTTTGTGGACCGAGCCTTGATAGTGGTCCCGTTTGCAGAAG GATCAATCCCAGATGAGGCTAAAGCTTTGTCCTTGTTGGCTCCAGCAAATGCTGTTGCAGGAATTCTGCCAGGAGGTGGCCTCCTTCCAACGCCAAACCCCCTGACTAATCCAGCT CTCGGAGCAAACCCCTTTGGTGGTCCAAACATAGATCCACTGGCAGCTTTTGGATTCCCGGGACCCAACATGAATCCTCAG GCTGCTGATCAGCTGTTAAAGATGATGACTGATCCAAA ACTGAACCCCTTGGCTGCTGGTTTGAACCTGAGCGCCAGCCTGAAGGCTGACGCCTCCAATAAAGAGATCGAGGAGGCCATGAAGAGAGTCCGAGAGGCCCAGTCACTCATTTCTGCTGCCATTGAACCTGGGC ACAAAGAGAGCAAAAAGAAGCATTCTCGCTCCAGGTCCAGATCCAGGCGAAGAAGGTCAAGATCGCGTTCAAGACACAG TCGCAGGCGAACCCGGAGCAGGTCCAGGCGCAGATCCAACTCCAGAAGCAGGAGGCGCTCCAAAAGCCCACGCAAGAGGGGCACCCACTCCAGGGACAGAGGCAGGAGATCTCGAAGCAGAACCAG CAGAGatagaaagaaagaagaggTGGTGAGGAGAAGATCCAAGACTCCACCAAAAAGCTACAGCACAGCTCGGAGGTCACGCAGTGCGAGCCG GAGACACAGGAAAAGCCGCAGCATCAGCCGATCTCCTAAGAAATCCCCAAAACGCAGAGTCTCTCCGTCTCCATCTCCTCGAAG acataaaaaggaaaagaaaagggacAAAGAGAGAGACCGCAGGAGTGATAAAGAGCGCGTCCGTGAAGAACGAGAGCGCTCCACcagcaagaagaagaagagtaaAGACAAAGAGCGCGAGCGTGAGCGGAAATCAGACGGAGAGAAAGATGTCAAG ATCACCAGAGATTATGACGAGGAAGAACAAGG ATGGTAA